Proteins encoded together in one Acidobacteriota bacterium window:
- a CDS encoding DNA recombination protein RmuC, whose protein sequence is MESALPIVLALVFGFTAGWLLASRSRVSQDTHLRESFASLAAATLKSSTDEFIKLADQKIGNVHKEATIDLTRRQQELGSLVAPIKDTLIQVDAKLKEVEKSRVDDSASMRTMLSLVGQTQQQLQQETQNLVRALRSPGVRGRWGEVQLRKVVELAGMMSHCDFDEQPTIFTESGRLRPDMIINLPGGRSIVVDAKAPLEAFLDAQSATDDGVRSGKLADHVRQVKDHVTKLGAKTYWDQFPASPEMVVLFLPAEAIYMAALEQDALLIDYGVTRNVIIASPLTLIALLRAAAFGWKQERLTLNAEEISRLGKHLHDSVATMAEHLEDLRKRMDGTFATFNKVVGSFESNVLVKARRFRELGAGSAKEIPLIDPLETVARKLDAPTQQGLLDHEATETTTGERS, encoded by the coding sequence TTGGAATCAGCCCTCCCGATTGTGCTCGCCCTGGTGTTCGGCTTTACCGCCGGGTGGCTGCTGGCGTCTCGTTCCCGCGTTTCCCAGGACACCCATCTGCGCGAGTCGTTCGCGTCGCTCGCGGCCGCCACGCTCAAGTCGAGCACCGACGAGTTCATCAAGCTGGCCGACCAGAAGATCGGCAACGTCCACAAGGAAGCGACCATCGACCTGACGCGCCGCCAGCAGGAACTGGGCTCGCTGGTGGCGCCGATCAAGGACACGCTGATCCAGGTCGACGCCAAGCTGAAGGAGGTCGAGAAGAGCCGCGTCGACGACAGCGCCAGCATGCGGACCATGCTGAGCCTGGTCGGCCAGACGCAGCAGCAACTGCAACAGGAGACCCAGAACCTGGTGCGCGCGCTGCGCTCACCCGGCGTGCGCGGCCGCTGGGGCGAGGTGCAGTTGCGCAAGGTCGTCGAGCTCGCGGGCATGATGTCGCACTGCGACTTCGACGAGCAGCCAACCATCTTCACCGAATCGGGCCGGCTGCGGCCCGACATGATCATCAACCTGCCCGGCGGCCGCTCGATCGTCGTCGACGCCAAGGCGCCGCTCGAGGCGTTTCTCGACGCCCAGAGCGCGACCGACGATGGCGTGCGCAGCGGCAAGCTGGCCGACCACGTGCGCCAGGTGAAAGACCACGTCACGAAGCTCGGCGCCAAGACCTACTGGGACCAGTTTCCGGCATCGCCCGAGATGGTGGTGCTGTTCCTGCCGGCCGAGGCTATTTACATGGCCGCGCTCGAGCAGGACGCGCTGCTGATCGACTACGGCGTGACGCGAAACGTGATCATCGCCAGCCCCCTGACCCTGATTGCGCTGCTAAGGGCCGCGGCCTTCGGTTGGAAGCAGGAGCGGCTGACCCTTAACGCCGAAGAGATCAGCCGGCTTGGAAAGCACCTGCACGATAGTGTAGCGACCATGGCGGAGCATCTTGAAGACCTGCGCAAGCGGATGGACGGCACGTTCGCGACCTTCAACAAGGTGGTTGGCTCGTTCGAGAGCAATGTTCTTGTGAAGGCCCGCCGGTTCCGCGAGCTCGGGGCGGGCAGCGCCAAGGAGATTCCGTTAATCGATCCGCTCGAGACGGTGGCGCGCAAACTCGACGCGCCGACACAACAGGGCCTACTGGACCACGAAGCAACCGAAACTACCACAGGAGAGCGTTCATGA
- a CDS encoding MgtC/SapB family protein, protein MTRIVLVIVYLLVLPVGVLAQEQLPTAPPAQQAVDLPGVMDNLQEELQASVVRLPLAALLGTILALRPKRAGTPERQPAVVQTQIILAVVGALIMLVVGASLARAFGIVGAANLIRYRSRIDDPKDAVVMLCALSVGLASGVGLYGLAAIGTVFITACLWVIEGFEPQTRIFELQIKFGDKTQSLRPKIEEVLRRYKVKYELRTSAEDEVSYLATAPRALRTDRVSNALMELEPSGKGSIEWDEKSKDKVPK, encoded by the coding sequence ATGACCAGAATCGTCCTCGTAATCGTCTACTTGCTCGTGTTGCCGGTCGGCGTGCTCGCCCAGGAGCAGTTGCCAACCGCGCCACCGGCCCAGCAGGCTGTCGACCTGCCGGGAGTCATGGACAACCTCCAGGAGGAACTCCAGGCCTCGGTCGTCCGACTCCCGCTGGCAGCATTGCTCGGCACCATCCTGGCGTTGCGCCCAAAGCGCGCCGGCACTCCCGAACGCCAGCCGGCCGTGGTGCAAACCCAGATCATCCTCGCCGTCGTCGGCGCCCTGATCATGCTGGTGGTGGGCGCCAGTCTCGCGCGCGCGTTCGGCATCGTCGGCGCGGCTAACCTGATTCGCTACCGTTCCAGAATCGACGATCCCAAGGACGCGGTGGTCATGCTGTGTGCGCTGTCGGTGGGCCTGGCCTCGGGGGTCGGCCTGTATGGGCTGGCGGCCATCGGCACGGTGTTCATCACCGCCTGCCTGTGGGTGATCGAGGGCTTCGAGCCGCAGACCCGCATCTTCGAGCTGCAGATCAAGTTTGGCGACAAGACCCAGAGCCTGCGGCCGAAGATCGAGGAAGTGCTGCGCCGCTACAAGGTGAAGTACGAGCTGCGCACCTCGGCCGAGGATGAAGTGTCGTACCTGGCGACCGCGCCCCGCGCGCTGCGGACCGATCGCGTGTCGAACGCCCTTATGGAACTCGAGCCGTCAGGCAAGGGTTCGATCGAGTGGGACGAGAAGTCGAAGGACAAGGTGCCGAAGTAA
- a CDS encoding metallophosphoesterase, which translates to MSRFAPALVLLVVATAVAATMAEPPQRPTPQMSAVTETRPPGGTDSVKFLVLGDTGTGDRAQFEVAAQAWKSRQVFPYEFAIMLGDNLYGSERPQDYANKFERPYQPLLEANVQFHASLGNHDDPNQRYYKPFGMGGQRYYTYQKKDVRFFALDSNYMDRDQQAWLERALRESNEKWKIAYFHHPLYSSGGRHGSEVDLREIIEPLFIKYGVNVVFAGHEHFYERLKPQKGIHYFTAGGSAKLRSGDIRIGPLTAKGFDSEQSYMVVEIDGEVMRFQAISRRGKVVDSGEITRQAKPAGSS; encoded by the coding sequence GTGAGCAGATTTGCACCGGCGTTGGTGCTGCTGGTCGTGGCCACGGCGGTCGCGGCCACGATGGCCGAGCCACCCCAGCGGCCGACCCCCCAGATGTCGGCGGTGACCGAAACCCGGCCGCCCGGCGGCACGGATTCGGTGAAGTTTCTCGTGCTCGGCGACACCGGCACCGGCGACCGGGCGCAGTTCGAGGTGGCGGCGCAGGCCTGGAAGTCGCGCCAGGTGTTCCCGTACGAGTTCGCCATCATGCTCGGCGACAACCTCTACGGGTCAGAGCGGCCGCAAGACTACGCTAACAAGTTCGAACGGCCCTACCAGCCGCTGCTCGAGGCAAACGTCCAGTTCCACGCGTCGCTCGGCAACCACGACGATCCGAACCAGCGCTACTACAAGCCGTTCGGCATGGGCGGCCAGCGCTACTACACCTACCAGAAGAAGGACGTCCGGTTCTTCGCGCTCGACAGCAACTACATGGACCGCGACCAACAGGCGTGGCTCGAGCGCGCGCTGCGCGAGTCGAACGAGAAGTGGAAGATTGCCTACTTCCACCATCCCCTCTACTCGTCGGGCGGCCGTCACGGCTCCGAGGTTGACTTGCGCGAGATCATCGAGCCCCTGTTCATCAAGTACGGCGTGAATGTGGTCTTTGCGGGCCACGAGCATTTCTATGAGCGCTTGAAGCCGCAGAAGGGCATTCACTACTTCACCGCCGGGGGCTCCGCCAAGCTGCGTAGCGGCGACATTCGCATCGGCCCGCTCACGGCCAAGGGCTTTGACTCCGAGCAGAGCTACATGGTGGTCGAGATCGACGGCGAGGTCATGCGGTTCCAGGCCATTTCGCGACGCGGCAAGGTGGTCGACTCGGGCGAGATCACCCGCCAGGCCAAACCCGCTGGCAGCTCATGA
- a CDS encoding TetR family transcriptional regulator C-terminal domain-containing protein has translation MQIDLTDPDLRQHLVSQARASRLELQALIRDAVAAGELVRGTSPTRLARTVEAILAGSMMSWAYHVEGTAAQRMRADFDAVLKPYLKPSKKR, from the coding sequence TTGCAGATCGACCTCACCGATCCGGATCTGCGCCAGCACCTCGTGTCGCAGGCGCGGGCCTCGCGCCTGGAATTACAGGCACTGATCAGGGACGCGGTCGCGGCCGGCGAGCTGGTGCGCGGCACCAGCCCGACCCGGCTGGCGAGGACCGTCGAGGCCATTCTGGCCGGGTCGATGATGTCGTGGGCGTACCACGTGGAAGGCACCGCCGCCCAGAGGATGCGCGCCGACTTCGATGCCGTGCTGAAGCCGTACTTGAAGCCGAGCAAGAAGCGCTGA